The sequence TCGTCAACCGTCAAGGTCGTCAACTTTCTTCTTTTGCCGGATATCTTCTTTGTGCAAAGTTAAAATCGGCACGAATTGAAGAAAGAAAATGTTACGTAAATAATGTCAGAATCATAGATATATTCTTAATTATGCTACCAAATTGGCtatttggcaaataagcccTAATAACAATACCACATTGACACATTCCATTCTCGTTTCTCcttgttaatttgttttttaatctCTCAGTTTGTTTATACAAATCATTCATTTTCAGCCTGCtttctaatataaatatttgcatAGTTTACCAAAATCATAACATAAAACTCCAATCAAACCCAATTAGTATTATCATTACTATAGTGATGGGTGCCTTGTCCTTGGATGAGATCAGAAAGGCACAAAGAGCTGATGGACCAGCAAGAATCTTGGCCATAGGCACTGCCAAACCAAGTGTTCCAAGAGTATCCAGACTACTACTTCCACGTCACCAACAGTCAACACATGACCGACCTCAAGGAGAAGTTCAGACCCTGATACCTCTCTGGGAGAGGAGCCAATCTTTGAGATGGTGTCTGCTGCGTAGACCATCCTTCCTGACTCTAGTGGAGCCATAGAAGGACATCTGACGGAGGTGGGACTCACCTTCCACCTCCAAAAGACTGTCCCCAGTCTCATCTCAAAGAACATTGAGAAGTGTCTTGAAGAAGCGTTTAAACCTCTAGGGATAAGTGACTGGAACTCTCTCTTCTGGATAGCTCACCCTGGAGGCCCTACCATCCTGGACCACAGTGAGATAAAGCTAGGACTAAAGGCAGAGAAGATGAAGGCGACTCGTCACGTGTTGAGTGAGTATGGAAACATGTCCAATGCCTGTGTCTTCTTCATACTTGACACAGCGTTCCTCTCTTGCCTTCCCCTTATGTgtgctcttcctcctcttcttccccTAGCCGCCAATGTCATATGCTCTCTGATACTGAGATGAATGGTTGTAATTTGTTTACTGTTTGCAATTCGACTAgttctctcttttaaaaaaaaatttgaaaaccaCTTTATATTGTGCACATAGTCAAGACATGCTTGAACCAAGACTAGCAAAACCAATGTACAAATGATCTCATGACAGAAACTGCTGGCAAAACATATGTAGTCTCAGGaggaacaaaaacaaaagacaaaacaaaaactctttATGGACTTGTAGCAAGCTTGTTGAAGGCGGCATGAACCCTCTCTTCAGTGAACATTCTGTGATTCTCATAGAAATCTAATATCTCCATTGCGATATTCTTCACCTGCAAAATGTTTCACAACACATACCAATGAATGATTTAAACAAAGACCTTATCACCAAAAATGTGCAGTTGACAAAAGCTTACAATGTTCATGTCCGCAGAGAGCTCTTCAAACCATGTCTTTATGTCTTTCTCTTTGTACACAGAAGCAACGTAAATGCAAGCGATAGTGATGAGATGAGGCGGGTGTGTAAGGATCAGGTCCATTTTGTAAGTGTCGTTGACAAGACCCCTATCGTTCAATAAATGACAAAAAGCTTTGTAACTGTTCTGGATACTTACCAAGTAAAGGCCACAAGTTTTGTTGGATACTTACCAAGTTAAATGGGTCATGCTTGTATCATTGAGTCCAGAGTCCTGCAAGTACCTGTAAAGCAATAGATTAAGTGTCTGGTTGATTTGGAAGATCTTAACCAGAGATCTCAACCAAAGACTCACTCAGGGAGAGAACGGTATGGGTGGAAGACAACAAGATAGAAGTTCAAAGCTTCCAAGACCTTCATCTCCATCTCCAGAATATCCTTAATCTCATACCTAAACTTCTCATCAGCATCTGCGGAGTAAGAAGCATCCAATTCCATCATAAGCCAAGTAAAAGCAAGAGCAAAATCAAAAAGAAAGTTTAAAGctaattacacaattttttgATGTAGAAGACAAGAATCTTAGCATGGACCACACTCTCCTCTGCTTTGCAAGCCAGGTACAAGCAAGTGGGAGCAACAAGACGAGGCTCATACTCTGTCAAACTCTTCctaccaacaacaacaacaacagtacACATAACAAATCAATGACCAAGCCTCGTTCTCACAAGAGTACCAATCATCAGAAGCCATACCTTGTGTAAACACGGCGCATATAGGTTACAGCAGTTGCAACAACTCTggatcatatttaaaaaaaaaaaaacaaatcagtcAGCATTGTACAAAGATAATCACAGTGGTTAGCTTATCTCATCAAAAAAGACTTCACCTTTGCCTAATCTTAATGTGTTGTGCCAGCTTCGATATGTctgaaaacaaacaaagaatGTGAATTTGACAAAGATTCAAGACATAATAGATGATGGATTGAGATCAAAAACAAAGACATACAGTTAGACATATGAAGCTTAATGAGTTTGAAATCTTCGAGAGAGATTCCTCTCTGAGCATCAAGAGGATGAACAACATTAATCTCTTCTGGGTCCTTAAGCTCTTTGCTGTCCGAACAAAACccagaaaacaaaaaacaaaaagatgtaAGGAAACAGAAACTGAAACAATTATCTCTTAAAGAAGAACGATCTGTTAATATCATCTGATtgaaaagtttgaaactttactAGTGTGTTGATGTCCAGAAATTGGAAGCCATTTTCTCTCCTTGATCCCCTCAACAAGCAGATAGCTTCAATAAAAAGGGCTTCCCTTTttctttacttttaattttgtgGTGGAGAATGAGCATAAGAATCCTCTTTATATACTATGTAAAAAGTTAGGTGGGACATAAGCTTAGTCACATTCTACATTCTACATACTACATTCTACATTTCTGACTTCTGAATCGAAATCAGAATCGGAAATTTGTAAGAGTTTCAGGAATTTTGCTTTCAATAAACttccaaaatattatttttaaaacatgttgGAAGGTTATATTACCGTTAAGGAATcatgttttcattaaaaaaaaaaattaacgtcgtagatttgtaaaaatataaaatataaaattcaaaattgatagtattaaaatagagaaaatattaaaatatagaaattttaaaactaatactataaattatcatTGTGCATAATAATGTTCCTATAAGAAACTTTGcgtatatattaaaatatattgtgaTAGATATTTGTGGAGAATGAGGCATAAGAATCctctttatatgttatataaagcTATGTACCACATAATCATAGGCAGACTCTGCATTTCCGGCTTTGGAACCAAAATCAGAATTCAGAAATTTGTGAAAGctctaataattttgtttttaatagatgttcaaaaatatatttttaaaaacacgTTGGAAGGTTATGCTACCGTTAAGGAATCACgctttcattttaaaaaaaactcaacgtcatgaatatgtaaaatataaaattcaaaattgatagtattaaatatgcaaaatattttaaagtatgcaaatatcaaaactaatactataaattatcatTGTGCATAATAATGTTCTTATAAGAGACTTTgcatatatagtaaaatatattgaatagatattttggagaatgaggCATAAGAATCCTCTTTATATGTTATGTAAAGCTATGTACCACATAATCATAGTCAGACTCTGCATTCCGGCTTTGGAACCGAAATCAGAATTCAGAAATTTGTGAAAgctctaataattttttttttaatagacgttcaaaaatat comes from Brassica rapa cultivar Chiifu-401-42 chromosome A02, CAAS_Brap_v3.01, whole genome shotgun sequence and encodes:
- the LOC103854550 gene encoding cyclin-C1-2, translating into MASNFWTSTHYKELKDPEEINVVHPLDAQRGISLEDFKLIKLHMSNYISKLAQHIKIRQRVVATAVTYMRRVYTRKSLTEYEPRLVAPTCLYLACKAEESVVHAKILVFYIKKLYADEKFRYEIKDILEMEMKVLEALNFYLVVFHPYRSLPEYLQDSGLNDTSMTHLTWGLVNDTYKMDLILTHPPHLITIACIYVASVYKEKDIKTWFEELSADMNIVKNIAMEILDFYENHRMFTEERVHAAFNKLATSP
- the LOC103854811 gene encoding chalcone synthase-like; protein product: MGALSLDEIRKAQRADGPARILAIGTAKPSVPRTILPDSSGAIEGHLTEVGLTFHLQKTVPSLISKNIEKCLEEAFKPLGISDWNSLFWIAHPGGPTILDHSEIKLGLKAEKMKATRHVLSEYGNMSNACVFFILDTAFLSCLPLMCALPPLLPLAANVICSLILR